From the Lysinibacillus fusiformis genome, the window CTTCTAGTATCTTAACGGAATTTAATTCTTCCAACATTCTTCTGGCAAGTAATAATTCCGCATTAGGTCTTTTTTGCTCCCTACTAAGCAAATCTATTTCCTCCTATTGTTGTCTTATCATTCCTTTGAGTGAAACCAGACTGTCCGTTACTGTTATTTTTTGTTGGCTTTGGGGGTTCTGGAAATTTAGAGCCAAATAATTGTCTCCATTTTGTGGCACTGTCATAAACTGATTCAGCATCCAATGCTTCTCGTGCTAACACGGCAGCTACTTGAACTCTTTCATAAAAAGCGTTGTATTCATCGTCGGTAAGTCTGCCAAACACATCGTGTTGTGGAACTCCATGATCCGGCATAATAGGCTTTGTAGGATATTCATTCACTATTGCTTCTAAAGTCAACGTAATGCCCTCTGCAACAGATTCTATGCCAGCAGGACAAGTTTGACCTATTAAATGTTCAAGCGGATAACTCTTTGGATGACTACCTTCAGGATCATCGATACGACGCCACCACTTCAAAGCTTTTACTACATTGACATAATGCCTATTACATTCTTTATTTTTATCCCATGTCCACTTTATCTGTGACAAAGGATCTGTTGGGTCCCATTGTTCTGCATCTCTATTAGGAATATACAAGGGTTCAGTTTTCCATTCAGCAGCATTCGCCTGTTTTTCAAAAAACAAAAAAGTTTCCGAGCGTATGTCGTGAGGAAATGTCTGTGACTTTGATAAAGTCCATTCCGATAAGTCATCTAAGGAGATATCACTGGCTACACTCTCGCCTTCCAAGAGTGCTTTTTGACTCTCAGATGGAGCTGCAGTCACTACTAAATCCAAATCCACATAGCTCAACTCAATCCCGAGCGACCTCCCCTGTATACGGTACTTATCTTTATAATGCTTTTCCAAAAACGGAATAAATAAATCATGGGCTTCTTCAGGAGTGTACTGTTCTTTATCAAGATTTGTTACCACAACTACATCTACGTCAGATCGCTTACCGCTTTTGGGACGAGTTGCTGTAGCTCGTCGATAACTACCTTGTAAGAATGTGTTTACGATTATTTTTGAAAGGTTCTCGTCATTATATAGTCTATCCCTTAAAGTCGTATGACCTGTGATTAAATCATTCACTTGGTTGTCAGTTAACCGTATTCCCGATAGAAAATCATTAAAATACGAAGGTATTTTCATTTTTTTATCTCCCTTGAATTGTTTTATTTTTTTAAAGCGTTCAAAGTTATCGATGGTTCATATTTCCCTGGAATTCTGTTTTCAAAGTCATACTCATATAATGTGCAAGGCCCAAACGAGCGGGCAAATTGACCAATAAAGAAGAGAAGAGCATTTGGTACCGCGGAGAATATATGGATTTGTCCAAACCGTTCTTTTATTGGGCGATCATTTATATAAGTTGCGATTTTATCAGCAAGCAACCATGCGTGAGAACCATCTTTGATAACCGCTGACCCCTGCCCGCCATCGATGGTACAATTAATTACCCTACGTATAGGTAAATTTATTTGTTGGAGATAATAATTAACTTCTTCAATGATATTATGACGTATACCTAATGTAATAACTAGATCTTTACCATTTTCGTCCCTAATATCCTCGTCATAAATCCATCCAGGGTAATCATCATATTTAATATTCTTCTCTGGCTTCCAAACATGACGCCCATTAATCCTCTGTACTGGAGCAGCATCTATTCCAGATTTTGAATCTAAGTAATAGCCCGTAGCGAATGCTATTGAAGAATGAGTATCTAAATGAAGATGATGTTGTGCACCTTGTTTGGTAGAACTCAAAATAAAATGTTCAAGATTTTGCAAAATTGTACCATTCCAGTGTTTTTTATCTTTTATATACCTTCCATCAAAAAACTCTAGCAAACAAAGCATAGCATTAGTTTCATCTTCCATTTTCTCAGCCCACTGGTGAAAACTCCTTATGCCTATGGAATACGCAGTATTCTTTTGATTAGATTGTCCAATCCAGAGCTCTTCTTCTTTGCATATCTTCATTAAGTCATCTTTAGTGAATTCATTTCTACCTCTAGTCAACAACCCCTTAATCAACTCTACATAAGGGTTTATAATAGCGCCCTCATCAATAGGTTTAAGACCAGCTAAACATAAATTTAAGTTAAGAGTTTTTTTTAATTGCTCAGTACTTTCTTTACTGTGTAATATTCTTAAAGGACGTAAAACAACTTGAAGCTCCTCATCTGTAACAATAGAGAGGTGCTCTTTCATTGCTTTACGAATTTTGCCCATTCTACTCCTTTCACCACCCGTAGCTAATTTATCCCACCGAATTTCTCCTCCAGAGTTGCTGACCAATTCAGATAGCTCATTATCAGGATGAATATGCCAAGGAGTAACAAAATAGAAACGGCTACCTTTACCATCAGGCGCCACCTCTTTTTGTGCTAAATGGAGTCGTTGAAGAAATGAAACAGCGGAAGCATTAATTGCTTTGGGGTCTAACAGATCCTGCCAGCTCAAAGAACCACCTTGAGTTACATGGAACTTGACTTGATAATAATCAGCATTAAGATTATCACCATGTTCGTCTAAGTATGGTTGCTTATAAAAGACCGCCACATCATCTATTGATTTTACTTGATCAAACTCGTATGCAATTTTTTCTACTTTTGTATGCTCTAGAAAGAGTCTGCACGCATTTATCCAAAAAATGTATGCTTGGTAATCATCACCTTTAATCCTGGAACTTACTGCTTTGCTCAATAAAATCACCTTGTTTCATGTATTAGAAGTAATAGAATTCATATAATTTCCAATATTATACTGAAAAAGTCAAAGAAGGTCAAAGGAAAACCAAAGCAGATTTAGTAACAATATTTCTTAATATATTCCTTTAATGATAAAGCTCTTTCCTTATTCAAGGTAAGCGCCCGATTGTGGAATATCAATTAGCTTCTTAAATTAATTATGAATGCTGGGTTGTGTACATTATTAGTATCATTAGGATACTAATGCACTTTACGAAGACATACAATCGTATTTATCGGCCAAAGAGTTTTTTACCTAATTTATACACTCCGCCTACAGCAGCACCAACTGCTAATGCAGGTGCAACAGCTATAACCGCACCACCGATAGCACTCGTTGCTACAGCCGTACCGATCGCACTTGTCGCAATAGTTACTGCACCGGAAGACACGGCAGTGCCAATCGACGTTGCTGCTAATGCGCCTGTAAGCGCACTTGATCCTGATACAATTGCGCTACCAATGACTGTTTTGCCAACTAAAGATCCTGCAGCAGTCATTGCACCTCCAACAGCTCCACTTACAGTAACCCCAACTTGTGTAGATGCTAGTGCACCGACAACATAGCTAGTAGCTGTTGCAACAGCAGTGTCTTTTGCAACACCCGTCGCCGCTTCACTAATTGTTTTATCACCGTATAATAGATCCACAGTATTGCCACCTAAGCTAAAGCCAGCCCCAAAAACACCACCACGTTTTGCATTCATTGCACCTGCCTGATGCATCGATACCATACGTGAAGTAATTGGTGCATTCACAATTCCTCTTAAATGACTTTCACTTTGTAACAGCTTAGCAACAGAGCTCATTTGCTTATTCGAGAAATTCG encodes:
- a CDS encoding SMODS domain-containing nucleotidyltransferase, encoding MKIPSYFNDFLSGIRLTDNQVNDLITGHTTLRDRLYNDENLSKIIVNTFLQGSYRRATATRPKSGKRSDVDVVVVTNLDKEQYTPEEAHDLFIPFLEKHYKDKYRIQGRSLGIELSYVDLDLVVTAAPSESQKALLEGESVASDISLDDLSEWTLSKSQTFPHDIRSETFLFFEKQANAAEWKTEPLYIPNRDAEQWDPTDPLSQIKWTWDKNKECNRHYVNVVKALKWWRRIDDPEGSHPKSYPLEHLIGQTCPAGIESVAEGITLTLEAIVNEYPTKPIMPDHGVPQHDVFGRLTDDEYNAFYERVQVAAVLAREALDAESVYDSATKWRQLFGSKFPEPPKPTKNNSNGQSGFTQRNDKTTIGGNRFA
- a CDS encoding SAVED domain-containing protein, whose translation is MSKAVSSRIKGDDYQAYIFWINACRLFLEHTKVEKIAYEFDQVKSIDDVAVFYKQPYLDEHGDNLNADYYQVKFHVTQGGSLSWQDLLDPKAINASAVSFLQRLHLAQKEVAPDGKGSRFYFVTPWHIHPDNELSELVSNSGGEIRWDKLATGGERSRMGKIRKAMKEHLSIVTDEELQVVLRPLRILHSKESTEQLKKTLNLNLCLAGLKPIDEGAIINPYVELIKGLLTRGRNEFTKDDLMKICKEEELWIGQSNQKNTAYSIGIRSFHQWAEKMEDETNAMLCLLEFFDGRYIKDKKHWNGTILQNLEHFILSSTKQGAQHHLHLDTHSSIAFATGYYLDSKSGIDAAPVQRINGRHVWKPEKNIKYDDYPGWIYDEDIRDENGKDLVITLGIRHNIIEEVNYYLQQINLPIRRVINCTIDGGQGSAVIKDGSHAWLLADKIATYINDRPIKERFGQIHIFSAVPNALLFFIGQFARSFGPCTLYEYDFENRIPGKYEPSITLNALKK